Proteins encoded within one genomic window of Rhinolophus sinicus isolate RSC01 linkage group LG05, ASM3656204v1, whole genome shotgun sequence:
- the ANKRD66 gene encoding ankyrin repeat domain-containing protein 66 — protein MELTKMSDMTKLHQAVAAGDYKLVKNILKKGLCDPNYKDVDWNDRTPLHWAAIKGHMKVMQLLIDYGARPCLVTDVGWTPAHFAAESGHLNVLKTLHAVHAAIDAPDFFGDTPKRIAQIYGQNACVAFLEKAEPECRNHRLTATQEGLPLDQRDEDWDAKKWEMEQSLPSSKQNTNKKKNKKSRGHTRLSNATERRV, from the exons ATGGAATTGACCAAAATGTCAGACATGACAAAGCTCCATCAAGCTGTGGCAGCAGGGGACTACAAGTTagtaaaaaacattttgaagaaaggTCTCTGTGACCCAAACTACAAGGATGTGGACTGGAATGACCGAACCCCACTTCATTGGGCTGCAATCAAAG GGCACATGAAGGTGATGCAGCTCCTTATAGACTATGGAGCCAGGCCCTGCCTGGTAACTGATGTGGGCTGGACCCCAGCTCATTTTGCCGCTGAGTCAGGCCATCTGAATGTGCTCAAAACTCTCCATGCTGTGCACGCCGCCATTGATGCCCCTGACTTCTTTGGAGACACACCAAAGAGGATCGCACAGATCTACGGGCAGAACGCCTGTGTGGCTTTCCTGGAGAA GGCCGAACCCGAGTGCCGGAACCACCGTCTCACTGCCACGCAGGAGGGGCTGCCCCTGGATCAGCGGGACGAAGACTGGGACGCCAAGAAATGGGAGATGGAGCAGTCTCTTCCCTCATCGAAACAAAAcactaataagaaaaagaataagaaaagtcGAGGCCACACCAGGCTCAGCAATGCCACGGAGAGGAGAGTGTGA